The DNA segment CGATCGCTGCCGGGCTCAAGTTCCGCTTCTAAACCGAGGCGGCAGGTCTGGAGGGCATCCCCTGAGGGTGCCCTTCGGCCTTTGATATAGGCCTCGGTAGCGTCCACCACGTCCGAAGTCAAGAAGTCTGACCCGACCATGAGAGAAGCCAGCGCTTCTTGTCAAGAGCTGAAACACCCGCTCAGCTTGCAAAAGCTGCAAGCTGAGCCATGCCAAACGGAATAGACATCAAGCGGGTCGGTCTTCACTCTTCTGCGTTTGTTGGTCTGGGATTGCTGCTCAGCGCCTGTGGTGGGGGACTCTCGTTGCCCGATCCCACCCCTGATCCCAAGCCCATACCCAACGGAGAAATCAAAGTGATTCAGGGTCAGATCGTACCTTTCGAGGCTGGCAGTATTACATCTGTTGATAAACGAGAACTCGAAATACCTGCTCCGGTTGGTTCCATGGGGAAGTTCGATCTGAATCTGCCTACGTCAGAAACGATGACCGGCAAAAACGCCAACCTGCTGTTTAGCGTCAGCAACTCTGATTCCAGCGTCTTTGGGCTGTGTCAAAATGTTCAGACTGATGCCCCTAGCAGTCTTAAAGTTTACCCGATTAATTTTTTGCGCACGAATAAAGACGATCAGATTATAAATCAGTTGAACGGCAGCAAATCGAGCGCGGTGAGATTCAGGGCCTATTGGTACGCCAATATGGATACCACCTTCAAATACAAGGGTGATTGTCTGGCGCTGGGCAAGATTGATACCACCATTACCCTTAAGAAAGGTTGGTCGGTGTTGGATACCGAGATTGATCCTGGGGTTATGACGACCTACGCTCCTATCAGTGCGCCGGTCTCTTACTCCCCGTGGGTCAAGTCCACAGCGTCCATTGGTGCTCAGGCCCTTGCCCTCAATATTCTGGAACCCTGGAAGAATCTGCCCCAGTACCGCAACCGCTAACCACCAGCCCAACGAAAAACCCCCGCTGCAAAGGCGGGGGCTTTCGTTGTCTGGCTCGGCAGGCTGGGGTCGAACCAGCCACCATTCGATTAACAGGCGTATGTCAGCTCATCCCGGGTCATGCGTGTTCGAGACCGTCCAGTTTAAATTATGCCTCTGGCACACATCATTTAGATCTGCTTAGATGGTTGTTCTCCCGGCTCGTCCCGAATAGTACAGTCTAATCCCATTTCCGTTGGGCACGCGTTGGGCACGAAAAGTGCCTGAGAGATGGATATGACGCGCCGTGTGGATCGCGTTGTGTGTTCATATCGCTCCTGTCAGATGTGGTCTGGAACAGACTGCTGGGACCAATCCGGCTCTCCCTATCGGGGAGGACGTTGGCTGCCTTCATAACCAGATAATTTCGGAGAGGCAAAGGTCATTTCATCTCATCCTCTCTCAGCCACCAGCAGTCTCGTATGACTGTCCAGGCGCCGTCAGGCGTGGCTGCAGAGATCGGGCCATCGCCACACGCGTGGGGAACTCTCGGGGGTGTGCAGTTCCAGGCGGGTTTCCGTCGGGCCATCCCCACACGCGTGGGGAACTCGTGGTCCTGCTGTCGCCCGACGAGGACGGCATCGGGCCATCCCCACACGCATGGGGAACTCCAGGCGGCCGCCCGCGCAGCCGTGGAGGCGTACGGGCCATCCCCACACGCGTGGGGAACTCCAACCCGTAATCCTCAAGCCGCAAAATCACATCGGGCCATCCCCACACGCGTGGGGAACTCGGCGGCGTCGGTGATGATGGGCAGCCTGTCGGCGGGCCATCCCCACACGTGTGGGGAACTCTGCTCCAGGCTCACCTCTAGATTGCTCGCCTCCGGGCCATCCCCACACGCGTGGGGAACTCGGCGGCATTGGCGGACGTGGTGGCGGTGTTCGCGGGCCATCCCCACACGCGTGGGGAACTCGGCCCGAACACCCCCGGCGCTGCCACGGTGAACGGGCCATCCCCACACGCGTGGGGAACTCTTCCGCGCTCTCCATGTTCGCGTAGGTGCTGCCGGGCCATCCCCACACGCGTGGGGAACTCGCGGCACTGCTGAAGTTTTCTATGAAGAGTTGCGGGCCATCCCCACACGCGTGGGGAACTCACGCATGAGCGGGACCGTTCGGGTCTGCTGGGCGGGCCATCCCCACACGCGTGGGGAACTCAGGTACGGCGTGCGGTCATTCCAGCCGCGCCCCGGGCCATCCCCACACGCGTGGGGAACTCTAGCCCTGTAAACGCCGTTAGTCATCTTTGGACGGGCCATCCCCACACGCGTGGGGAACTCTCGCAGCCGCACACCCGTGACCACGGGATCGGCGGGCCATCCCCACACGCGTGGGGAACTCCCGTCGTGCAGGGCGGTGAACACGCCGCGCAGCGGGCCATCCCCACACGCGTGGGGAACTCGTTCCTGAATCCGCGTTACCTCGGGGGGGCCGCGGGCCATCCCCACACGCGTGGGGAACTCTACGGACCCGCCCAATCCGGCGAGATCCGGTTCGGGCCATCCCCACACGCGTGGGGAACTCCGCTCAAAGGTGTCATAGAGCCGGAAGATGCGCGGGCCATCCCCACACGCGTGGGGAACTCCCCAGGAAGCGCAGCCGGCCGTCAGCTGACGTCGGGCCATCCCCACACGCGTGGGGAACTCGCCGATCTGCTCAGCGCGTTCCGGCCCGAGGGCGGGCCATCCCCACACGCGTGGGGAACTCGCTGGCCCCACGGGAAGCCAGCCGCTATGAACCGGGCCATCCCCACACGCGTGGGGAACTCGACCGACGTTGCGGCCGTGGGGGCGGCCGCGCCGGGCCATCCCCACACGCGTGGGGAACTCCCCTGGTCACCGTGGCCCCATTTCTGCAGCGGCGGGCCATCCCCACACGCGTGGGGAACTCCACGTCGCCAGGATTGCCGGTCATCTGCCCACCGGGCCATCCCCACACGCGTGGGGAACTCGCTGGTCGTGCCCTCATGCTGGGCTATGAAGGCGGGCCATCCCCACACGCGTGGGGAACTCCGCCCGAAGTGCGGAAGGCGTACCTGAAACGCCGGGCCATCCCCACACGCGTGGGGAACTCCCTGAAGGCCGGCCGCGCCTAACGCGGCCGACCGGGCCATCCCCACACGCGTGGGGAACTCTCAGAGGCGGCGCGGTTGCGCCTCAGCCTCGCCGGGCCATCCCCACACGCGTGGGGAACTCGCCGAGATCGCCGGGCACGTGTTCAACCCGAACGGGCCATCCCCACACGCGTGGGGAACTCCGTGCGAAGTGCGCCTGACCGTAGAAAGACAACGGGCCATCCCCACACGCGTGGGGAACTCGCCGCAAAGGCACACGCGGCCTTCGTCAAGACCGGGCCATCCCCACACGCGTGGGGAACTCACTCTGGCAGCACGGGATGCAAGGGTTAGCGAACTCCCGGAGGTATGCCTGTAGGCAGTGGATTCAGCTCACAATTTGTCATCATCCTCGGGAGGGTCGTACTCCCCCTGTAATTCTGCATGACGGGTGTTGCGAACGGCAACGAGTTGAAAACCGTCAAGGGTGACCAGGGTGCGGCGAGGGTCACCGTGAAGGCGTATGGCGAAGCCCTGTTCGTTGGCGGCGCGGTAAAGCTGGGTGCAGCGGCCGGTGCGGACGTGCTGCACGACTTTGTCCCAAAGGAGGTCGCGAACGAGGGCGGTGGTGTTGCCGACGTACACGCCGGGTTGCACTTCGATGAGCCAGCGGCTGAGTTCGCCGCGGAGGCTGGGCGGTACGGCTTCTAGGGTCATGACGATCATGCGTGGTTGATGCCGCCCTGGACGTCCCCACCGGGGTCCCAGAGGTCGCCAGGGGCGGTGGGTTCGGGGTCTTCGTGGTCGCCGCCGAGGAGATGGTGAAGGTCGGCAGCCATGCGTTCAAGGAGGCGCAGATTGGTCATGTGGTCGCGCAGACCGGTGCGGACACGGCGTTCAAGGTCGTCGCCGGGAATGGCAGCTTCTCGAAAAGCGATGGGAAGGACAACTTCGATCTTGTACAGGTCGGCGATGTCGTACACGAAGGAGAGCATCTTACCGGTGTGGATGAAGCCAAGGGCCGGACTGTAACCGGTGGCGAGGATGGCAGCGTGCGCGAGACCGTATACGCAGGCGTTGCCGGCGCTGAGGGCCTTGTTAATGGGAGTAGCGCGGGTCCAGTCGCTCTGTTTGTACTGGCGTTGTTCCCACCTGACGCCGTGCGCCTGACTGTAGCGAGCGTAGGCGTCGCGAACACGTGCGCCTTCATGCCCACGAATCTGGGCCAGGGTAAGGCCTTCAGGGAGGCGCTGAGGAAAGCGCAAGGTGTACATCTGCCGGACAACGCGCAGGCGGGTATCGGGATTGGCCCACAGGCGGGCCTGTTGTTGGAGGCGTAGGGCGCTGCGGGTTTCGCCGATGCCGCTGGCATAGAGGCGCACGCCGCCCTCTCCGACCCACAGCAGAGAGCAGCCGGTATCGGACAGCGCCTTGACAGCCTCGTGGCTGACGCTGCTGCCGGGCCCGAGGAGCAGGACGCTGAGGCTGGCAGCGGGGAGGGTGAGCATGCCGTCCGGGTGGTAGGCGCGCACGCCCCGGCCGTCCTGTTCCAGGCGGGTGTGTTCGAGGTACAGGTAGGTGGTGCCGTCGCGGAATTTGGGAAGTTCGCGGAGATTCTGGCGCTGCCAGACAATTCCATTCCCGCCTGTGGTCATGGAGCGAGGCTGAGGAGGCCGCAGCCGAGGCTCTTGGCGTGACCAAGGCCTTCCCGGACGGCCCGTTCGAGGGCGACCGGGTCCGTGACCCGGAGGGCTCCTTCGAAGGTGACGGTGTGCAAGGTGATGAGTTGCCTGCCTTTGCGGGTGCGAGTGCGGCCTGCGCGTGTGATGTCGGCGCCCAAGACATCGAACCCGGCTCGGCCTCCCTGCCGGTCCAGCCAGGCGAGTTGCTCTGCGGGGGTATGCAGGCCGTGGCGGGCGCTGCGGCCTGTCTCGTCCTGGCGGCGGACGGTGACGTTGGCGTGCAGGCGGAAATGCAGTAAGCGCCCGGATGTGAGTGCGGGCGTGAGGTCAAGCGTGCGGACGTCCCATTCGGTCAGGTACGCGGGATCGCGGGCGTTTAGGGCGCCCCAGTCGGGCGGCGTGACGCTCTGAACGAGGATGGTGGGCGTGAACTCGCCCGTCTGGGGGTTAAGGGTCACGTCCTGTCGCCACAGCAGTCGCTCGCCGTCCGGGAGGGGCGCGTCGTCCTGCCCGGCGCCCGGGAAAGCCCAGCGGAGCGTCTGGTGCAGGGCGTAGGGGCTGCTGAGGTCGCGAGAGGCGTGGCGGTGCCGTTCGCTCAAGTGCAGGCGGGACAGGTGCAGTGGGGCTGTGAGGGTCGTCACGCGGGAACCTCCGGTGTGGCGTGAAGGTGCGGGAGGGATTCGACCCACTGCAGCACATCACGCAGGGCGTACCGGCGTTCGCTGAACGGGGCGCTGGGGTCGTCTCGGCGTTCGCCAGGCGTGGCGTGGCGCGGCGGGTCGCTGGCCTCGTGGGCGTCCACGATCAGGCGGTAGGAGCCGTCCACCTGATCGGAGTTCCGGCACAGGGTCGGTGCGTGCCGCAGCGCGTCCAGCAGTCCCTCTGTCTGCAGGGCGTCCGGGTGCCAGACGGGTGTCCCCGGCACGAACGCCTTGCGGCCCAGACTGAGGGGCCAGTGCGGGTTCCTTAGGGCGGCATGCAAGTCGCGCAGCAACGCCGGGTCGCCGTGCAGGGCCGCCCAGAAGGCCGCATCGGACAGGTAGGCGCGGCGGGTCAGACTGGTGTGCGTGCCCCGCTGCCCCGGGTGGAGCTGCGCAGTGTGGTAGTCGTGCATCAGGACGCCGGGGCGGTCGACCCGCACGCCGAACGCCAGGGCGCTCAGGTGCGTGACGGGTTCGGCCCGGTCGATGCCCAGCGCGGCGGCGCACAGGCCGAGGACGCCGCTCTTGCTGGGCTCGCTTTCCGTGTCGCGGTCGTCGAAGCGGCTGCGGGTGCCCCAGGACTGCATGGGGCCAGCCAGGGGAATCAGGAGGGTGTTCACCCCCGCGCTGCCTTCACCGGGACGTTCAGGGCTGCCAGGATCGCCTGCGCGTCCGCGACGGTCGCGTCAATCAGGGCCTTCACGCTGGGGAACTCCTGACCCAGCGGCTCACGGGCATCCTCGTTGAAATCGCCGGGTATGACATTCACGTACCGTGAGCGTCCCTCATCCCCGAAGACAACGTCCTGATTTCGTTTTTCGGCACTGAGGGCCGTGAAGCTGGGGGTGAGGAAGCCGTCCGGCCCGCGCACGGCCTTCTCGAACGCGTTGGCGAGGTTGCGGGGCGAGGCGTCCTGCCGCACTACCTGCATCATCAGGCCCGGCGTGTTGTGCGCCGCGAAGGTGTTCTGCTTGCCGGTGGGCGCGGCGAACACACTGGCCTCCAGGAAGGCCCGCAGGCCCCGCACGGCCAGGTCAACATCCCCGCCGAGGTTCTCCAGCAGCTTCCGGAGGTCCACGCAGGCGTAGCGGTAATACGTGGCACTCCCGAACTCCACGGTGCCCAGCATGTCCGCGCCGGCCGTGTCGGTGGGCTTCAGGTCGTCCACAGCCGTGTAGAAGTCGAATTCCCGGCCGCGCATGGCGTGCGTGCTGATCGCGTGCGCTACCTGCGCCGCCGCATCCGCGTTCTTCTCCGGCAGGTCGGCGAGCATCCGCCCGAACAGGGCCACGTCCACTGCGCGGGAACCGTCGAGGGCGCCCAGGAAGATACCCTTGAATTTCTTGTCCAGTTCGACAGGTTTCGGCTTCGCCTTCTTGCGTTCTGCCGCAATTTTTTCCAGATGGGCTTCAAAATCAGACCAGTGGCTCAGGATCAGGTCGGTGAAGGCCTTCAGCTCATCCCGGCCCAGGAAGAGCAGGTACTCGGACTTTTTCTCCTCCTCGCCATCCCGCTTCTTGGTGACCTTGATGTCCAGCTTGACGGCTTTCAGGGCTTCAATGGCAGCGTCCTCGGCCTGATCTTTGGGAATGCCAGCGGCCACGAGTTGTTTGCCGATCTCCTCATGGGCGCGTTTGGTGCGTTCTCCCAGTTCTTCAGGGTAGATGGTGCCGCGAGCGCGGAAGTCCATGCGCATGGCGCGTTTGAAGCTCTGTGAGCTGACGCGGGCGCGGCGGGTGCCGCCGAAGTAGGCGTCCTTGGGGCTGCCGGTGTCGTCGCGGTTGAGGTTGCTGGGCGCGAAATTCTGCAGGTAGTGGAGTTCCAGAAGGGCTTTCACAGGCGGTCTCCTTCGTCCTCATCCGGGACGGCGGCGTCGAAGAGGGTAGGTTGGGCGGCGGTGGCAGTTTGACCTGCGCTGTCTGACTCGGTGTCCGAGGTATTGCTGATGCGTTCGGCGGTGCGGTAGAAGTCCCGCGCCCAGTTCTTGCGGACGCGTTCTCCGGCGGTGTCGTGCTCCCACCAGTTCACGTCCTCCATGAGCCGCACCCAGTCGGGCGTGCGTCCGTCAGCGTTCAGAAGCGTGACGGCTTGCCTGAGCGCATATGGCAGTCCATCTGCGTCGGCGTCCAGCAGGGACAGGAAGCGTTTCTCGGTGCTGGATCGCTGATCCTGCGCGAGATACAGCGCGCCGAACGTATCCCCGAACGACGGGCGGCGCTCCGGTGCAGGCGCCTCTTCACCCGTGCCGTCGGGCCGTTCGACCAGGGCGTACAGGCCCGAGACAAGCGCCAGTGCCCGCCACTGCCGGTCGTACGTGACGTTCAGGCCGGATCGCAGAAAGACCCCTTCCAGCCACGGGACGCTCTGGCCGGGTGTGTCGTCGCCCAGCGAGCGGCGCAGCCGTGCCAGCTGGCCCCGGTCCAGCCGCGAGAGGTTCAGCACCAGCCGTTCAAACGGTGTGGCAGTCGGTGTGGCGGTCGTCATGAAGGAACCTCCGGTGCAGTCGAGTTGGTGCGCTGGGCGGCGCTCAAGGAAGCCAGGGTGCGGTCGAGAATGCCCTGTGGGCTGGGCTGGTACTTCCCGTCCGTGCGGCGCGGCCGGAACGCGAAGCCCAGCACCTGACCGTCCCCGCCTGCCCCCTGCACGTTCATGTCCCAGGCCGCGCGGGCTTCACGGGTCACACTCGCCCGCCAAGCGGTCGCCGCCTCTTCCGGCGCGTTCAGTCCAGCCAGGAACACCCGGAACGGAGCTTCCAGCGCTGCCCAGTACGCCCCCAACCCGGGAAGCGTCTGCGCGAGGTTCCGCACGTCGTCCTTGTGCGGTTCCCGCTCACCGCCGCGCGACACCACCTCAGCGGCCAGTCGTAGGGTGGCATTGAGGAGTGCGCTCCCGACCAGCTTGGCCTCTCGGAATGCGGTGTCTACATGCTGACCACCTCGTTCCCAGTCCTGAAGAAGCGGAAGAGGTAGGGCATAGGATTCATGCCTGAAGGCCGATGTTTTCCCCGCTTTGTCGCCAAGGATCTGCCCATAGGCGTGTACTTGAACGATGCTCTCACCCTGGGCGGCTTCATTCACGAGGTCCAGGACTTGCGCCGCATTCCGGATGGTGAGGGGGGCAAA comes from the Deinococcus aerophilus genome and includes:
- the casB gene encoding type I-E CRISPR-associated protein Cse2/CasB, with the translated sequence MTTATPTATPFERLVLNLSRLDRGQLARLRRSLGDDTPGQSVPWLEGVFLRSGLNVTYDRQWRALALVSGLYALVERPDGTGEEAPAPERRPSFGDTFGALYLAQDQRSSTEKRFLSLLDADADGLPYALRQAVTLLNADGRTPDWVRLMEDVNWWEHDTAGERVRKNWARDFYRTAERISNTSDTESDSAGQTATAAQPTLFDAAVPDEDEGDRL
- the cas5e gene encoding type I-E CRISPR-associated protein Cas5/CasD, whose amino-acid sequence is MNTLLIPLAGPMQSWGTRSRFDDRDTESEPSKSGVLGLCAAALGIDRAEPVTHLSALAFGVRVDRPGVLMHDYHTAQLHPGQRGTHTSLTRRAYLSDAAFWAALHGDPALLRDLHAALRNPHWPLSLGRKAFVPGTPVWHPDALQTEGLLDALRHAPTLCRNSDQVDGSYRLIVDAHEASDPPRHATPGERRDDPSAPFSERRYALRDVLQWVESLPHLHATPEVPA
- the cas6e gene encoding type I-E CRISPR-associated protein Cas6/Cse3/CasE, with protein sequence MTTLTAPLHLSRLHLSERHRHASRDLSSPYALHQTLRWAFPGAGQDDAPLPDGERLLWRQDVTLNPQTGEFTPTILVQSVTPPDWGALNARDPAYLTEWDVRTLDLTPALTSGRLLHFRLHANVTVRRQDETGRSARHGLHTPAEQLAWLDRQGGRAGFDVLGADITRAGRTRTRKGRQLITLHTVTFEGALRVTDPVALERAVREGLGHAKSLGCGLLSLAP
- the cas2e gene encoding type I-E CRISPR-associated endoribonuclease Cas2e → MIVMTLEAVPPSLRGELSRWLIEVQPGVYVGNTTALVRDLLWDKVVQHVRTGRCTQLYRAANEQGFAIRLHGDPRRTLVTLDGFQLVAVRNTRHAELQGEYDPPEDDDKL
- the cas7e gene encoding type I-E CRISPR-associated protein Cas7/Cse4/CasC; amino-acid sequence: MKALLELHYLQNFAPSNLNRDDTGSPKDAYFGGTRRARVSSQSFKRAMRMDFRARGTIYPEELGERTKRAHEEIGKQLVAAGIPKDQAEDAAIEALKAVKLDIKVTKKRDGEEEKKSEYLLFLGRDELKAFTDLILSHWSDFEAHLEKIAAERKKAKPKPVELDKKFKGIFLGALDGSRAVDVALFGRMLADLPEKNADAAAQVAHAISTHAMRGREFDFYTAVDDLKPTDTAGADMLGTVEFGSATYYRYACVDLRKLLENLGGDVDLAVRGLRAFLEASVFAAPTGKQNTFAAHNTPGLMMQVVRQDASPRNLANAFEKAVRGPDGFLTPSFTALSAEKRNQDVVFGDEGRSRYVNVIPGDFNEDAREPLGQEFPSVKALIDATVADAQAILAALNVPVKAARG
- the cas1e gene encoding type I-E CRISPR-associated endonuclease Cas1e, with protein sequence MTTGGNGIVWQRQNLRELPKFRDGTTYLYLEHTRLEQDGRGVRAYHPDGMLTLPAASLSVLLLGPGSSVSHEAVKALSDTGCSLLWVGEGGVRLYASGIGETRSALRLQQQARLWANPDTRLRVVRQMYTLRFPQRLPEGLTLAQIRGHEGARVRDAYARYSQAHGVRWEQRQYKQSDWTRATPINKALSAGNACVYGLAHAAILATGYSPALGFIHTGKMLSFVYDIADLYKIEVVLPIAFREAAIPGDDLERRVRTGLRDHMTNLRLLERMAADLHHLLGGDHEDPEPTAPGDLWDPGGDVQGGINHA